A stretch of Gossypium hirsutum isolate 1008001.06 chromosome A06, Gossypium_hirsutum_v2.1, whole genome shotgun sequence DNA encodes these proteins:
- the LOC107930572 gene encoding protein SOB FIVE-LIKE 5 encodes MKIQEKKKKVPLFFIHFHIMNISLSQCGSNGCESGWTFYLDQSSYYSQTQRPNEEYVGKGGIFMAEEAAEVELSMVSDASSGPKHYYDDYDQCSGPVKKRSKAKKKIKEHGVDDDTATSPLTSFSKKNCSKKLDFSQSFSGTCFKGKSTLHLKPGNKAGTKDSGDFQERNWN; translated from the exons ATGAAAatccaagagaaaaaaaaaaaggttcctttatttttcattcattttcatataatgaaTATATCACTTTCACAATGTGGTAGTAATGGTTGTGAGTCTGGTTGGACATTTTACTTGGATCAATCCTCTTACTACTCACAAACTCAGCGTCCAAATGAAGAATATGTAGGAAAAGGAGGTATATTCATGGCTGAAGAAGCTGCTGAGGTGGAGTTATCAATGGTATCTGATGCATCTTCTGGTCCAAAACATTACTATGATGATTATGACCAATGCTCTGGACCAGTTAAGAAAAGAAGcaaagccaaaaagaaaatcaaagaacATGGTGTTGATGATGACACTGCCACCTCCCCTTTAACAAGTTTTTCCAAG AAGAATTGCAGCAAGAAGTTGGACTTTTCACAAAGCTTCTCTGGTACATGTTTTAAg GGTAAATCAACATTGCACTTGAAACCTGGAAATAAAGCTGGTACAAAAGATTCAG GTGATTTTCAAGAAAGAAACTGGAACTGA